The following is a genomic window from Caldicellulosiruptor danielii.
TCCCTGTGGGAAAATTTTCACAGGGAGTTTAATTTCACGAAAAGATTTCGAAAAAAGTTTGAAAGCTCGGACTATATGAAACAGCATTGCTTATGCTTAATAAACAAAATTCGAAAATCAAATAAAAAACCTATAGACAAAATTACTAACTTGTTGTATAATAAAATCATCGAAAACATTTCCGAAATATTTAATTCAAAAAGGAGGTTTGTTTTATGAAAAAATTTCTAACAATTTTATTAACGTTAATTTTCCTACTTTCCTTGGTTGCAGGAATGGGTGCTGCGCAAAAAGGTGTTTTTGCCACTTCCACGATAACTTTAAAGCTTGGTGCGTGGGCATCTTCCCCTGCTGAGAAGAAGATTGTCCAAAACCAAATTGCAGCGTTCAAAAAGCTATATCCAAATGTTGATATTAAATTAGTGGAGATTGTCGGTGACTATAACCAAAAAATGCAGCTGCTTATGGCATCAAAAACAGAGCCTGATATCTTTTACATGGATTCGATGCCAGCATGGCAGTATATTGCAAAAGGAGTCTTAGAACCGCTTGATTATTGGATGAAAAAATACAATGTAAAGACAATTGGATATGAATCATCACTTTTGCAGCCATTTATCTACAAGGGTAAAGTATATGGTCTTCCAAAAGACTACAATACATTGGTTTTGTTCTACAACAAAGAGATGTTCAAACAAGCAGGTTTAACTCGTCCACCAAGAACATGGCAGGAGCTAAAAGATTATGCTAAGAAACTTACGACAGGCAAGGTTGTAGGTCTTACAATGAATCTTGAGCTTGCAAGAATTCAGCCTTTTGTATATCAAAACGGTGGTAAAGTATTTGATGGCACAAAACCAGTTTTCACAGATCCGAAGGCGTTAGAAGGTTTAAAATTCGCACTTGACCTCTTTAAGGAAGGAATTTGTAAAACTCCAAAGGATTTAGGTGCTGGCTGGGTAGGAGATGCATTTGCAGACAAGAAAGCTGCTATGACAATTGAAGGTGGCTGGATGATTCCATTTTTGAAC
Proteins encoded in this region:
- a CDS encoding ABC transporter substrate-binding protein: MKKFLTILLTLIFLLSLVAGMGAAQKGVFATSTITLKLGAWASSPAEKKIVQNQIAAFKKLYPNVDIKLVEIVGDYNQKMQLLMASKTEPDIFYMDSMPAWQYIAKGVLEPLDYWMKKYNVKTIGYESSLLQPFIYKGKVYGLPKDYNTLVLFYNKEMFKQAGLTRPPRTWQELKDYAKKLTTGKVVGLTMNLELARIQPFVYQNGGKVFDGTKPVFTDPKALEGLKFALDLFKEGICKTPKDLGAGWVGDAFADKKAAMTIEGGWMIPFLNERKIPKDSYGIAELPAGPAGKSTMAFTVAYVMSKNSKHKPEAFKLIRFLTGEGGQKFVVEAGLALPSLKSAGVNFAKTYPERKALVDGAKYAQVYFYGLDGTKVVDVFNKAFEDYIIGKKYDLKKNIEERVKQIMK